One Pochonia chlamydosporia 170 chromosome 5, whole genome shotgun sequence DNA segment encodes these proteins:
- a CDS encoding Glc8 protein (similar to Metarhizium acridum CQMa 102 XP_007813680.1), with the protein MASTVDRSPAHSPPGHDAKRPRGILKHSSSTSRSHTSPPPAAAPSTSPPKGRERSMSGKELTLANTQINAGHRRSSSSATRPPGSRRSSTHDPDGQAESSQRLKWDEANLYLTEQERTSTMKITEPKTPYAKHYDPAEDPSDDEDSLEGGSLRRKASGPGGEDDIPGLSLGDPEEEIAEADVPAHARQPSEKTVHVDDQDATPSAEEELVGISPEEREKHRQFEAARKKHYDMHNVAQLLGNPESIPDDEEDDQESKGAANVIVEEKEPAPGGLSPILSATARSLSWMSLPSLGSYVSFGAQPEEIQSPKPAETSPPLPTAPPSSPTFLRRLSLSSIPSVISLNRPPEEVEVSPKTSPPVPEPASPGLSFLSLPSLRSLASLSRQEEVEMQSPDIAIIPPSTSGSSGSARKRNRLQKRRPGTKRKRNRYLIYIFPIVIKRRRIMVDVGTQTDPLPPVDASPKRRSFLFGLGLRSA; encoded by the exons ATGGCTTCAACAGTAGATCGATCTCCAGCGCATTCTCCTCCGGGACATGATGCGAAACGTCCAAGAG GAATCTTGAAGCACTCTTCCAGCACCTCTCGTTCTCACACATCCCCGCCGCCGGCCGCGGCCCCATCCACGTCTCCCCCAAAAGGCCGCGAGCGGTCCATGTCGGGCAAGGAGCTCACTCTCGCCAATACGCAAATCAACGCTGGCCATCGacgctcttcctcctcggctaCCAGACCTCCCGGCTCGCGCCGCTCCTCAACCCACGATCCCGACGGCCAAGCCGAGTCGTCACAGCGCCTCAAGTGGGACGAGGCCAACCTGTACCTGACGGAACAGGAGCGTACCTCTACTATGAAGATTACTGAACCCAAGACTCCCTATGCGAAACACTACGACCCCGCCGAGGACCCATCAGACGACGAGGATAGTTTGGAGGGTGGTAGTCTTCGGCGTAAAGCTTCAGGTCCGGGCGGTGAGGATGACATTCCGGGCCTTAGCCTGGGCGATCCGGAGGAAGAGATTGCAGAAGCAGACGTTCCGGCGCATGCGCGCCAACCCTCCGAAAAGACGGTTCATGTGGATGATCAAGACGCCACCCCCTCCGCCGAAGAGGAGCTGGTGGGCATCTCCCCAGAGGAACGAGAAAAGCACCGTCAGTTCGAAGCCGCCCGCAAGAAGCACTACGATATGCACAACGTCGCGCAACTCCTTGGCAACCCAGAATCCATCCcggacgacgaggaagacgaccAAGAG TCCAAGGGTGCCGCCAATGTTATTGTTGAAGAGAAGGAACCCGCTCCTGGTGGTTTGTCACCAATTTTGTCGGCAACAGCACgcagcttgagctggatGTCGTTGCCGTCGCTGGGCTCGTACGTTTCCTTTGGCGCACAGCCAGAAGAAATCCAGTCCCCAAAGCCTGCAGAGACATCGCCGCCATTACCAACAGCACCGCCATCTTCCCCAACCTTTCTGCGCCGATTATCGTTATCCTCCATACCCAGCGTCATTTCTCTCAACCGCCCACCCGAAGAAGTAGAAGTGTCGCCCAAGACCTCACCGCCAGTACCGGAACCAGCGTCTCCAGGACTAAGCTTCTTGTCACTCCCCTCACTACGCAGCCTCGCCTCTCTAAgtcgccaagaagaagtcgaaaTGCAATCTCCAGATATCGCAATTATCCCGCCGTCGACATCTGGCTCATCTGGATCGGCGCGAAAACGCAACAGGTTACAAAAACGCAGACCTGGAACCAAGAGAAAACGCAACCGGTACCTGATTTACATCTTTCCTATCGTTATTAAGCGCCGACGTATCATGGTGGATGTTGGGACACAGACTGATCCTCTTCCTCCGGTGGATGCATCTCCAAAACGGAGGAGCTTTTTGTTCGGGCTTGGGTTACGAAGTGCCTGA
- a CDS encoding alpha/beta hydrolase family domain-containing protein, whose product MTKPTIILVHGFWGDSAHWAEVIVLLNAKGYKQQAIEIPLTSLADDAERVQKAVKQVQDDVILVGHSYGGAVITEAGNLPNVVGLVYIAAFAPDKGESAASISAQYPAFAATENRLQPDSDGYLWIKTDGFHETFCQDVAKDKALVMAVTQKAPVASTFGDTITDPAWKAKPSWYQISKDDRCINPEAQKFMSSRIKAKKVIELNTGHASLASQPEAVTNLIDEAAGTAR is encoded by the coding sequence ATGACCAAGCCAAcaatcatcctcgtccacgGCTTCTGGGGCGACTCCGCACACTGGGCCGAGGTTATTGTCCTTCTCAACGCCAAGGGCTACAAGCAACAGGCCATCGAAATCCCATTGACCTCCCTTGCAGACGATGCTGAACGGGTGCAAAAGGCCGTAAAGCAAGTCCAAGACGACGTTATTCTCGTTGGCCACTCATACGGCGGGGCTGTCATCACGGAAGCTGGTAACCTCCCCAATGTCGTTGGCCTGGTATACATAGCCGCCTTTGCACCAGATAAGGGTGAAAGCGCAGCAAGTATTTCCGCTCAGTATCCTGCTTTTGCGGCGACAGAGAATCGTCTACAGCCCGATAGCGACGGATACTTGTGGATCAAGACAGATGGATTCCACGAGACCTTCTGCCAGGATgtggccaaggacaaggcatTGGTTATGGCTGTGACGCAAAAGGCTCCTGTGGCTAGTACCTTTGGCGATACCATTACCGATCCGGCGTGGAAGGCGAAGCCATCGTGGTATCAAATTTCCAAGGATGACAGGTGTATTAATCCTGAGGCTCAGAAGTTCATGTCGTCGAGAAtcaaggcgaagaaggtgatCGAGTTGAACACTGGGCATGCGTCCCTGGCTTCGCAGCCTGAAGCTGTTACCAATTTGATCGACGAGGCTGCAGGTACGGCGCGATGA
- a CDS encoding N-terminal binuclear Zn cluster-containing protein (similar to Trichoderma reesei QM6a XP_006964711.1) → MPHMREVKTCDRCRHFKRRCDLVKPSCTRCIQAGVRCSFDVPSTTAAASHEFTTNVSPTASSSVLPYNTAGYASVPVSGSITALASSSESTIPKSGSAPLPRRASGSSLTSGRSPPSSTTQNTKGDPAANGLISPTTTVESPEPSRVVSSDSLAAQNGADSSNQQGQRIVRKRKRNCLSCLRCHRLKVKCDKELPCGRCKSSGNGRECYYSYNKGPNGGKFPCPTAPSGGPMDPDSKKPQLAPWQITHKVRGSSHWRELMAKIGSLTPMAQSPLAKILEGVATNACLANFSLPGNFPFGTPGATKYYARDTITRLIAGERDNVEDYLGRYQDMLEVVNPVVEMPTFREEIERYWQEPNTVGLCWLAQFLMVLGLGSFTSGDDPAVAIEFMMAAEACIMQTPFMFRPTISTVRTFTLMVVAKQICNATCWAMDSSYTLMGHLVRLAFILGLPQERNDNDEELRDPEEKETRRKLWLTILYLDIKVSMCTGMPPLTRPEELGGLRDMPHWRAPDSLQMVLYQALPIVLNILAQMNSKRDPISYPDVLRYSAQLRELMGHAKRVCQAPLQRITIDIFLRRCLMVMHRPFALHADGPTMFPESYWSSLECSLALLFHYRELWDPDTTQALDLVGRPFVLDIFSATLTTCVHMLRQDAPLSEAAATGCLIPPRQLILETLVSCVDIWAGEQEKSVCWRTGYHILQALMVILDAPGARAAQSDDT, encoded by the exons ATGCCACACATGCGGGAAGTCAAGACTTGCGACAGATGTCGCCATTTCAAGAGGCGATGCGATCTTGTCAAACCTTCGTGTACCCGATGTATCCAGGCCGGAGTTCGCTGCAGTTTCGATGTCCCAAGCACTACAGCAGCTGCATCTCATGAGTTCACGACAAATGTTtcgccaacagcttcatcatccgTATTGCCATACAACACCGCAGGATATGCGTCAGTGCCAGTTTCGGGGTCAATTACTGCTCTAGCCTCTTCATCCGAGTCGACCATTCCAAAATCAGGCTCTGCACCTCTGCCACGACGAGCATCAGGCAGCTCACTTACTAGTGGTCGTTCACCGCCATCGTCGACGACACAGAACACCAAAGGCGATCCCGCAGCAAACGGCCTAATTTCACCCACGACAACGGTCGAAAGCCCGGAGCCGAGCCGGGTCGTCTCTTCCGACTCCTTGGCAGCCCAAAACGGAGCTGACTCCAGTAATCAGCAAGGTCAACGCATTGTGCGAAAGCGGAAACGGAATTGCCTAAGTTGCTTGCGCTGCCATCGCCTCAAAGTCAAATGTGACAAAGAGCTTCCCTGCGGGCGATGCAAGTCCAGTGGTAATGGAAGGGAGTGCTACTACAGCTACAACAAAGGGCCTAACGGCGGAAAATTTCCCTGCCCTACTGCGCCATCCGGAGGTCCAATGGACCCAGATAGCAAGAAGCCTCAGTTAGCACCGTGGCAGATAACCCATAAAGTCCGAGGATCGAGTCATTGGCGAGAGCTGATGGCCAAG ATTGGATCACTTACGCCAATGGCACAATCTCCTCTTGCCAAAATCCTAGAAGGTGTGGCCACAAATGCTTGCTTGGCGAACTTCTCTTTGCCAGGCAACTTCCCCTTTGGCACGCCCGGGGCCACGAAATATTATGCTCGAGATACCATCACCAGGCTCATAGCTGGCGAGAGGGATAACGTCGAGGATTACCTTGGCCGATACCAGGACATGCTAGAGGTTGTCAATCCCGTCGTGGAGATGCCCACGTTCAGAGAAGAAATTGAGCGATACTGGCAGGAACCAAACACCGTCGGTTTATGCTGGCTTGCACAATTCCTAATGGTCCTAGGTCTCGGCAGTTTCACGTCTGGAGACGACCCGGCTGTCGCCATAGAGTTCATGATGGCCGCTGAGGCATGCATTATGCAAACACCATTCATGTTCCGGCCCACAATCAGTACTGTCCGAACGTTCACGCTGATGGTTGTGGCCAAACAAATATGCAACGCTACGTGTTGGGCTATGGACTCATCCTACACCCTCATGGGACACTTGGTCCGCCTGGCATTTATCCTCGGCTTGCCGCAGGAACGTAACGACAACGATGAAGAGCTGCGCGACCCCGAGGAAAAGGAGACGAGGCGGAAATTGTGGCTGACGATTTTGTATCTCGACATCAAAGTGTCCATGTGTACAGGGATGCCGCCGCTGACAAGACCAGAAGAACTCGGCGGTCTACGAGACATGCCTCATTGGCGAGCCCCTGACAGTCTCCAGATGGTACTCTACCAAGCCTTGCCGATTGTTCTGAACATTCTCGCACAGATGAACTCGAAGCGAGACCCAATATCCTACCCCGATGTCCTGCGGTACAGTGCGCAGCTTCGAGAACTGATGGGACATGCGAAGCGCGTTTGTCAAGCGCCGCTGCAGcgcatcaccatcgacatcTTCTTAAGGCGATGTCTCATGGTCATGCATCGGCCGTTTGCACTTCATGCAGACGGTCCTACCATGTTCCCAGAATCGTACTGGTCATCTTTGGAGTGCTCACTGGCATTGTTATTTCATTACCGTGAGCTTTGGGACCCAGACACCACGCAAGCACTTGACTTGGTCGGTAGGCCATTCGTTCTCGATATCTTTTCGGCGACTTTGACCACTTGCGTACACATGCTACGTCAGGATGCGCCGCTAAGTGAAGCAGCCGCAACGGGATGTCTAATACCTCCGCGTCAACTTATCCTCGAGACGCTCGTCAGCTGTGTTGACATTTGGGCAGgggagcaggagaagagcGTATGCTGGCGCACGGGGTATCACATCTTGCAGGCTCTCATGGTGATTTTGGATGCCCCTGGAGCACGAGCAGCTCAGTCGGATGACACTTGA
- a CDS encoding 50S ribosomal protein L27 (similar to Metarhizium acridum CQMa 102 XP_007813682.1) — translation MRFLTMQRPLLTAAANCVGIGRPTVTGVASNCAQLANVLALGRRHASVKAQGAYKKKSKRGIPNKLGAKRTGDQYVIPGNIIYKQRGTHWWPGENCIMGRDHTIHSMATGYVKYYRDPSLHPDRKYIGVVFDKADSLPYPQNAERKRRLNMTAFPIRAAAEKPTLSPSGIPFEVTRVEAGEPDRLLKLRSDYSYREDNWRIGRLVKTTGLRTKRFRTRKQWFRHRRWRRERELEGQRKAEKMRAESGEVKSVKVISKKAAKKAAKKAGKKSK, via the exons ATGCGGTTTCTGACGATGCAGCGGCCGTTGCTGACTGCTGCTGCCAATTGCGTTGGCATTGGTAGACCGACTGTTACTGGTGTTGCTTCGAACTGCGCACAATTGGCGAATGTGCTGGCTTTGGGACGACGACACGCCTCGGTCAAGGCACAGGGAgcgtacaagaagaagagtaaGAGGGGGATTCCCAACAAACTGGGAGCCAAGAGGACGGGAG ACCAATATGTCATCCCCGGCAACATCATCTACAAACAACGCGGCACGCACTGGTGGCCCGGTGAAAACTGCATCATGGGCCGCGACCACACCATCCACTCCATGGCCACCGGCTACGTCAAATACTACCGCGACCCGTCCCTCCACCCCGACCGCAAATACATCGGCGTCGTCTTCGACAAGGCCGACTCCCTGCCCTACCCGCAGAACGCAGAACGCAAGCGCCGCCTCAACATGACTGCCTTCCCCATCCGAGCAGCGGCCGAAAAGCCGACCCTGTCGCCCTCGGGCATCCCCTTTGAAGTGACTCGCGTGGAGGCTGGCGAGCCGGATCGCCTGCTGAAGCTGCGGTCGGACTACAGCTACCGCGAGGATAACTGGCGCATCGGACGGCTGGTCAAGACGACGGGCCTGCGGACCAAGCGGTTCAGGACGCGGAAGCAGTGGTTCAGGCATcggcggtggaggagggagagggagcTGGAGGGGCAGAGGAAGGCGGAGAAGATGAGGGCGGAGAGCGGGGAGGTGAAGAGCGTGAAGGTTATTAGTAAGAAGGCTGCGAAGAAggcggccaagaaggctggtaAGAAGAGTAAATAG
- a CDS encoding HHE domain-containing protein (similar to Cryptococcus neoformans var. grubii H99 XP_012046648.1): MSNSALLRISEVIKLNHRELEQYYDNIVNSGDKSVQERYQNIFIWELARHCIGEEIILYPAIESYVKNGQLVVARHRLENQQLMDTLRLFQSIRPGDAEFLLCIQSLFKDLGKRIKEEEAQDLIPLEKALENQDSYTLASNFQRTKGFVPTRSHPMSSKKPPFDTLDAFLATPVDKLANLLPLTLN, encoded by the exons ATGTCAAATAGTGCTCTTCTAAGGATATCCGAAGTTATCAAGCTTAACCATCGCGAACTAGAGCAGTATTACgacaacattgtcaacagTGGAGATAAGAGTGTGCAAGAACGTTACCAAAATATCTTTATCTGGGAGCTTGCACGCCACTGTATTGGTGAGGAGATCATTCTGTACCCCGCCATAGAGTCATATGTCAAGAATGGTCAGCTTGTAGTCGCGAGACATCGCTTAGAGAACCAACAA TTAATGGATACACTTCGCCTTTTCCAGAGCATTAGACCCGGAGATGCTGAGTTTCTTCTATGCATTCAATCGCTGTTTAAGGACCTAGGGAAGCGgatcaaagaagaagaggcacAAGATCTTATTCCCTTAGAAAAGGCTCTGGAGAATCAAGACTCATACACCTTGGCAAGCAATTTCCAGCGAACTAAAGGCTTTGTACCAACGCGGAGTCATCCAATGTCTTCTAAGAAGCCACCTTTCGACACTCTGGACGCCTTCCTGGCAACCCCAGTTGATAAGTTGGCCAATCTACTCCCTTTAACTCTAAACTGA